A stretch of the Streptomyces sp. NBC_00078 genome encodes the following:
- a CDS encoding ArsA-related P-loop ATPase encodes MSRLQVVSGKGGTGKTTVAAALALALATEGKRTLLVEVEGRQGIAQLFETEALPYEERKIAVAPGGGEVYALAIDPELALLDYLQMFYKLGGAGRALKKLGAIDFATTIAPGLRDVLLTGKACEAVRRKDKSGRFAYDYVVMDAPPTGRITRFLNVNDEVAGLAKIGPIHNQAQAVMRVLKSKETAVHLVTLLEEMPVQETADGIAELRAAKLPVGRIMVNMVRPEVLDGTDLELVRSVPRSSVARALSAAGLGGARRGGNAEKLVAPLLQQAEEYAERYALEHEQRAVLAELGLPLHELPLLAEGMDLAGLYELATELRKQGMS; translated from the coding sequence GTGAGCAGGCTCCAGGTCGTCAGCGGCAAGGGCGGGACCGGAAAGACGACGGTCGCCGCCGCCCTCGCGCTGGCCCTCGCGACCGAGGGGAAGCGGACGCTTCTCGTCGAGGTCGAGGGCCGCCAGGGCATCGCGCAGCTCTTCGAAACGGAAGCGCTGCCTTATGAGGAGCGAAAGATCGCCGTCGCTCCCGGGGGCGGGGAGGTGTACGCCCTCGCCATCGACCCCGAACTGGCCCTTCTGGACTACCTCCAGATGTTCTACAAGCTGGGGGGCGCCGGCAGAGCCCTGAAGAAGCTCGGTGCGATCGACTTCGCCACCACCATCGCGCCCGGTCTCAGGGACGTGCTCCTGACCGGCAAGGCCTGCGAGGCGGTGCGCAGGAAGGACAAGAGCGGACGGTTCGCGTACGACTACGTCGTGATGGACGCGCCACCCACCGGCCGCATCACGCGGTTCCTGAACGTGAACGACGAAGTGGCGGGCCTCGCCAAGATCGGCCCGATACACAATCAGGCGCAGGCCGTGATGCGGGTGCTGAAATCCAAGGAGACGGCCGTGCACCTGGTCACGCTTCTCGAGGAGATGCCCGTCCAGGAGACCGCGGACGGGATCGCCGAACTGCGCGCCGCCAAGCTGCCGGTCGGCCGGATCATGGTGAACATGGTGCGGCCGGAGGTGTTGGACGGGACGGATCTGGAACTCGTACGGAGCGTGCCGCGTTCATCTGTGGCAAGGGCACTGTCGGCGGCGGGGCTCGGCGGCGCGCGGCGAGGCGGGAACGCCGAGAAGCTGGTGGCCCCCCTCCTGCAGCAGGCCGAGGAGTACGCCGAGCGGTATGCGCTGGAGCACGAGCAGCGGGCCGTACTCGCCGAGCTGGGCCTGCCGCTGCACGAACTGCCGCTGCTCGCCGAGGGCATGGACCTGGCAGGGCTGTACGAGCTGGCCACCGAGCTGCGGAAGCAGGGGATGTCATGA
- a CDS encoding DUF4177 domain-containing protein, which produces MTKWEYATVPLLVHATKQILDTWGEDGWELVQVVPGPNNPEQLVAYLKREKP; this is translated from the coding sequence ATGACCAAGTGGGAATATGCAACAGTGCCGCTGCTCGTCCATGCCACGAAGCAGATTCTGGACACCTGGGGCGAGGACGGCTGGGAGCTCGTCCAGGTCGTGCCCGGGCCGAACAACCCCGAGCAGCTGGTCGCCTATCTGAAGCGGGAGAAGCCGTAA
- a CDS encoding RidA family protein, protein MGAVEAKLAELGLTLPEVVPPLAAYQPAVQSGMYVYTAGQLPMVEGKLPVTGKVGAEVTPEEAKELARTCALNALAAVKSVTGDLDRIARVVKVVGFVASASDFTGQPGVVNGASELLGAVLGDKGVHARSAVGVAVLPLDAPVEVEVQIELVP, encoded by the coding sequence ATGGGTGCCGTCGAGGCGAAGCTGGCCGAACTCGGCCTGACCCTGCCCGAGGTCGTACCGCCGCTGGCCGCGTACCAGCCGGCGGTGCAGTCCGGCATGTACGTCTACACGGCCGGCCAGCTTCCGATGGTGGAGGGCAAGCTGCCCGTCACCGGCAAGGTCGGCGCGGAGGTCACGCCCGAGGAGGCCAAGGAGCTGGCCCGCACCTGCGCCCTGAACGCCCTGGCCGCCGTCAAGTCCGTGACCGGCGACCTGGACCGCATCGCGCGCGTGGTGAAGGTCGTCGGCTTCGTCGCATCGGCGTCGGACTTCACCGGCCAGCCCGGTGTGGTGAACGGCGCCAGCGAACTGCTCGGTGCGGTCCTCGGCGACAAGGGCGTGCACGCGCGCAGCGCGGTCGGCGTGGCGGTGCTGCCGCTGGACGCACCGGTCGAGGTCGAGGTCCAGATCGAGCTCGTACCGTAG
- a CDS encoding NUDIX hydrolase produces the protein MANGQWFPQDWPERIRALADGTLTPVVPKRAATVMLLKDTDVGPVVHMLRRRASMAFAGGAYAYPGGGVDPRDDEHHVRWAGPTRAWWAERLGVDEREAQAIVCAAVRETYEEAGVLLAGPAAGSVVGDTTGEDWEADRAALVARDVSFAEFLDRRGLVLRSDLLGAWTRWTTPEFEPRRYDTWFFVAALPPGQRTRNASTEADRTVWIRPADAAALYDKGELTMMPPTIATLRQLAPWATAADALADAPERDLTPVLAQARLQDGEILLTWPGHDEFTKHIPTDLPTGGAPE, from the coding sequence ATGGCGAATGGGCAGTGGTTTCCGCAGGACTGGCCGGAACGCATCCGCGCACTCGCGGACGGCACCCTTACCCCGGTCGTCCCCAAGCGCGCCGCGACCGTCATGCTCTTGAAGGACACCGACGTCGGCCCCGTCGTGCACATGCTGCGCAGACGCGCCTCCATGGCCTTCGCCGGAGGCGCGTACGCGTATCCGGGCGGGGGCGTGGACCCCCGTGACGACGAACACCACGTCCGCTGGGCGGGCCCCACGCGCGCGTGGTGGGCCGAGCGCCTCGGCGTCGACGAGCGGGAGGCCCAGGCGATCGTCTGCGCGGCCGTCCGTGAGACGTACGAGGAGGCGGGGGTCCTGCTGGCCGGGCCGGCCGCCGGCTCCGTGGTCGGCGACACCACCGGTGAGGACTGGGAGGCGGACCGCGCGGCCCTGGTCGCCCGCGACGTCTCCTTCGCCGAGTTCCTGGACCGCCGCGGCCTCGTCCTGCGCTCGGACCTGCTGGGCGCCTGGACGCGTTGGACCACCCCGGAGTTCGAACCCCGGCGCTACGACACCTGGTTCTTCGTGGCCGCCCTCCCGCCGGGCCAGCGCACCCGCAACGCCTCCACGGAGGCGGACCGCACGGTGTGGATCCGGCCCGCGGACGCGGCGGCCCTGTACGACAAGGGCGAGCTGACGATGATGCCGCCCACCATCGCGACCCTGCGCCAGCTCGCCCCGTGGGCCACGGCCGCAGACGCGCTCGCCGACGCGCCCGAACGCGATCTCACCCCCGTCCTCGCGCAGGCCCGGCTGCAGGACGGCGAGATCCTGCTGACCTGGCCGGGCCACGACGAGTTCACGAAGCACATCCCGACCGACCTGCCGACCGGTGGAGCCCCGGAATGA
- a CDS encoding MBL fold metallo-hydrolase: MTDAAALPGQPRGGVPTGPATSRAVNVLAPNASAMTLDGTNTWILAEPGSDLAVVVDPGPLDEGHLRNVVDTAGKAGRRIALTLLTHGHPDHAEGAARFAELTGTKVRALDPALRLGDEGLAAGDVIAVGGLELRVVPTPGHTSDSLCFHLPADQAVVTGDTVLGRGTTVVAHPDGRLGDYLDSLRRLRSLTVDDGVHTVLPGHGPVLEDAQGAVEFYLAHRAHRLAQVETAVEDGYASPSEVVARVYADVDRSLWPAAELSVRAQLDYLEEHGLI; this comes from the coding sequence ATGACGGACGCAGCAGCCCTTCCCGGCCAGCCACGGGGCGGGGTCCCCACCGGCCCCGCCACCTCCCGCGCCGTCAACGTCCTGGCGCCCAACGCCTCGGCGATGACCCTCGACGGCACCAACACCTGGATCCTCGCCGAGCCCGGCTCCGACCTGGCCGTCGTCGTCGACCCCGGCCCGCTGGACGAAGGGCACCTGCGCAACGTCGTGGACACGGCCGGGAAGGCCGGCCGGCGCATCGCGCTCACCCTGCTGACCCACGGCCACCCGGACCACGCGGAGGGCGCCGCCCGCTTCGCCGAGCTGACCGGCACGAAGGTGCGCGCCCTGGATCCGGCGCTGCGGCTGGGCGACGAGGGGCTGGCCGCGGGGGACGTGATCGCGGTCGGCGGCCTGGAGCTGAGGGTCGTACCGACGCCCGGCCACACCTCGGACTCCCTGTGCTTCCACCTCCCGGCAGACCAGGCCGTCGTGACCGGTGACACCGTGCTGGGTCGTGGCACGACGGTCGTGGCGCATCCCGACGGCCGCCTGGGCGACTACCTCGACTCGCTACGGCGGCTGCGGTCGCTGACGGTCGACGACGGCGTCCACACGGTGCTGCCCGGCCACGGCCCGGTCCTGGAGGACGCCCAGGGAGCCGTCGAGTTCTATCTCGCCCACCGTGCCCACCGCCTCGCCCAGGTCGAGACGGCCGTCGAGGACGGCTACGCCAGCCCGTCCGAGGTCGTGGCCCGCGTGTACGCGGACGTGGACCGCTCCCTGTGGCCGGCAGCCGAACTGTCGGTACGGGCACAGCTGGACTACCTGGAGGAGCACGGGCTCATCTAG
- a CDS encoding nucleotidyltransferase domain-containing protein, which translates to MSENAPPKGLDSQGYIEREGSLGLVARAFRPVVAAARDRLLGVFGARLHSAYLYGSIPRGHARVGRSDLDLLIALREEPSEGDREATRALGEAVDKEFAQIDGVGTLLYGRARLLSEAETYDMGWFVACLCTPLLGEDLAEYLPRYRPDSLLARETNGDLALLLPRWRQRIVAGEDTDEARRPLVRFMSRHLVRTAFTLVMPRWNGWTSDLVEMAEVFGAYYPRRAEQLRAAAVLGREPNGDPAVLRSYVDDLGPWLAAEYARVHGVKAPRPD; encoded by the coding sequence ATGTCGGAAAACGCGCCCCCCAAGGGCCTTGATTCCCAGGGCTACATCGAGCGCGAGGGCTCTCTCGGTCTCGTCGCGCGCGCCTTCCGCCCGGTGGTGGCCGCCGCCCGGGACCGGCTGCTCGGGGTGTTCGGGGCGCGGCTGCACAGCGCGTACCTCTACGGGTCGATTCCACGGGGCCACGCGCGCGTGGGACGCAGTGACCTGGATCTGCTGATCGCGCTGCGCGAGGAGCCGTCCGAGGGGGACCGGGAGGCCACGCGGGCGCTCGGTGAGGCCGTCGACAAGGAGTTCGCGCAGATCGACGGGGTCGGCACGCTGCTGTACGGCCGGGCGCGGTTGCTGAGCGAGGCGGAGACGTACGACATGGGCTGGTTCGTCGCCTGTCTGTGCACGCCGCTGCTCGGTGAGGACCTCGCCGAGTACCTGCCCCGCTATCGCCCCGACTCCCTGCTCGCCCGCGAGACCAACGGGGACCTGGCCCTGCTGCTGCCCCGCTGGCGGCAGCGGATCGTGGCCGGCGAGGACACGGACGAGGCACGGCGGCCCCTCGTACGGTTCATGTCCCGGCATCTCGTCCGCACCGCGTTCACGCTCGTCATGCCCCGCTGGAACGGCTGGACCAGTGACCTGGTGGAGATGGCCGAGGTCTTCGGCGCCTACTACCCGCGGCGGGCCGAGCAGCTGCGCGCGGCGGCCGTCCTCGGCCGCGAGCCGAACGGGGATCCCGCCGTGCTGCGGTCGTACGTCGACGACCTGGGCCCATGGCTCGCCGCCGAGTACGCGCGCGTGCACGGCGTGAAGGCCCCCAGGCCGGACTGA